ATAGATGGGGTTCGCCTGATGTTAGAATATGGCTCTTCACCGACCACATTAAGAAAGCCTGCTTACACAGCAGGCTTTCGTCGTTTTGGGGTTGAGTAAAGTCGCGTTTGTAAGCTCAATCTTTGTTATGTATCACATACAGTAGGAACCGTTTCACCTAGGGGCTGAACGTGAAAGCCTCGTTGCTTAAGTAAATCAATAAGGTTGTCTTTGCCAATTAAATGTAGGCTGCCCACGACCAAGGTATAGTGGCCATCTTTTTTGGAAAATATTTGCCCTGAATCGATTTTGTTTGCCCAGTCTCGATTGCGTGCGTAAAGGAAAGCATCATTAAACTCATCGCTGCTCTCTTGATGTTGGGTGATATTCTCGATGGTCTTTAAATCGCCATTCTTCCAGCTGTTTATTAAGCATTTCACTAAGTTTTGTCCATTTCTAAAGTCCTCCATTGAGGCAAGTAATAGCTCTTTGCCTCCATCATGTTGGTTAGCAATAAGATCTAACTGGAATTGGACTGTTTCTAAAGGAAGGAGCGGGACATCATTTTGCTCAGCAAGCTTGATTAAATGCATGTCGATGCCATGTTCAGATTGATAGCCCAGCTTATTCACTAGCAATACCTCAATGGTTAGTGCCGCAGACCAAGGTGGGGAATCAAGCAAATTTTCCTCGTTTAGGCCAAATTCGCTTGCAATGGCTTTAAGGTGTGCACGTTGCTTTTTATCTAAAACCTGTCGAGCCAATAATCGTGGTTGTGGGGGAGTAATATTGTTTGCATCTCTTATATCGGCTTCTACGATGAGACCATCACTGTTTTTCAGGAAAGTAGTGACGGCAGTAGGGAGCGGATACATACTCCGGTCACCCACATGAATCGAGCCGATGATCATCAGTTCAGTTTGGCCCTTTTTAGCAAGCCAATGCTGGGGTTGTGCATACGCCTGTATAGTAATTAGGCATAGTATGAAAAAAGACATGAAGTTTGAAATTCGTAGCATATCTATCTGAGCCTCTGGAAGTTCATCATTTATCTATATACCCAAGCATCTTGAGGTTACTTGGGTATAACATACCTCGTCAAAATCGTCATTTTAAAAAGTATGAGAAAGTTTTGGCAAAGTAGAACTGGGATCTGATTCACGAAAGTGTGCATCACTTGAGATATGATAAAACTCAGTGCACATTTTCACGTGATCTAAATCTTATAAAACCCTTATAAATGGTGTCCTTTATGTGATTTTTGTCACAATAAACTCGTCAAAAAAATATTTCCGATTTTAACGTTGTTTTTAAATTTTTGTTTTTATTGGTTTTTGTTTCCTGTCTTGTTAGTGGAATTTGAAGTGGGTCACTCCTTATTTTTAATAATTTTACGGCTAGAATTAATGGGTTGTATTGTAGGGGCAATTGTTAAGCGCATCGCGTTTTCGATGCGTATTTTTCATCCAGTTGCGGTTACACCCCTGACTTTTTAGGAAAAGTAAAATGTTTAAACCTAGTTTGATTGCTGTTTCTATTCTTGCGACATTAGCAGGTTGCACTTCACTACAAAACTCACAGCAGCAAGTAGTCGATACTCTTGCCGATAACCTTGATATTCAATACGAAGTGGTGACGAATCACGGCGCTAATGAAGGCCTTGCTTGTCAAGATATGGGCGCTGAATGGGCATCGTGTAATAAAGTAAACATGACCCTTGTCAACCAAGGTGAGGCAGTTGACTCAAAAGATTGGGCGATTTACTTCCATAGTATCCGTCTTATTCTGGACGTAGATAATGAGCAGTTCAAAGTTTCTCGCGTAACGGGTGACCTACATAAGTTAGAACCGACAGACAAATTTGATGGTTTTGCCGCAGGGGAAGAGATGGTACTTCCTTTGGTTGCTGAATACTGGCAATTATTCGAAACTGATTTCATGCCTGGTGCTTTCATTGCCGCACCAGATGCAGAACCAAAGATGATTGCTTCTTTAAATACTGAAGATGTTGCATCATTTGTTAAAGGCCTAGAAGGTAACAACCTAAAACGCACTCCAGATGACAATAATGTTTTTGCTAATGCGGTATCTCGTTTTGAGAAAAACCAAGATTTAGAGAAGCAAGATGTTTCAACGACTTTACTGCCAACACCAATATTTGTTGAAGCAGGGAAAGGCAAGATGAATATTGCGTCAGGTCTTGCATTACCTAAAGATGCGTTCGATGCTGCTCAATTTGCCGCTCTTGAAGATCGCGCAGAAGTGATTGGTGTAGACGTAAAAGGTGATGTACCTGTCAGCGTTCAAATTTCGCCAGCAAGCTTTAAAGGCGATATGGCCAAATCTGGTGCTTACGAAATGATCATTAAAGACAATGGCGTTTCGATCAAAGCCTTTGACCAAGCGGGTGCTTTCTATGCTGTACAATCCATCTTTGGTTTAGTCGATACCAACAATATAGACACATTGCCACAACTGACAATCAAGGACGCACCTCGTTTTGATTACCGTGGTGTCATGGTCGATGTGGCGCGTAACTTCCACTCAAAAGAGGCAATGCTTGCTACGTTAGACCAAATGGCAGCGTACAAAATGAATAAACTTCATCTGCATCTGACTGATGATGAAGGTTGGCGTTTAGAAATCCCTGGCCTTCCAGAGCTGACAGACATCGGTGCTAAGCGTTGTTTTGATACTGAAGAGAAAAGCTGTTTATTACCTCAACTAGGTTCTGGCGCCACAACAGATAACTTTGGCTCTGGTCACTTTAGCAGAGAAGATTACGTCGATATCGTTAAGTACGCTAAAGCACGTAACATCGAAATCATTCCTGAAATTGACATGCCAGCTCACGCTCGAGCGGCCGTGGTATCAATGGAAGCGCGTTACGACCGCTTGATGGCAGAAGGCAAAGAAACAGAAGCAAATGAATACCGTCTGATGGATCCAGAAGATACATCAAACGTAACGACTGTTCAGTTCTACGACAAGCAAAGCTTTATTAACCCATGTATGGAGTCATCAGCTCGTTTCGTAGATAAAGTTATCTCAGAAGTGGCTGCCATGCATAAAGAAGCGGGCGCTCCTCTATCGACTTGGCACTTTGGTGGCGATGAAGCGAAAAATATCAAGTTAGGCGCTGGTTTCCAAGATATCAATGCTGCAGAAAAAGCAGACTGGAAAGGTACCATTGATTTGTCTAAGCAAGACAAGCCATTTGCACAGTCTCCACAATGTCAGACTTTGATAGACGATGGAACAGTAAGTGACTTTGCTCACCTACCAAGCCATTTCGCAGAAGAAGTGTCTAAGATTGTGGCAGAGAAAGGCATTCCAAACTTCCAAGCATGGCAAGACGGCTTGAAGTACAGTGAAGGTGAAAAAGCATTTGCGACAGATAAGACGCGTGTAAACTTCTGGGATGTACTTTACTGGGGTGGAACTTCATCAGTATACGATTGGGCTAAGAAAGGTTATGAAGTGATCATTTCTAACCCAGACTACGTGTACATGGACATGCCATATGAAGTTGACCCGAAAGAACGTGGTTACTACTGGGCAACACGTGCTACTGATACGCGTAAGATGTTCGGCTTTGCACCAGAAAACATGCCGCAAAACGCTGAGACATCTGTAGACCGTGATGGCAATGGTTTTACCGGTAAAGGTGAAATCGAAGCGAAACCTTTCTATGGTTTATCAGCACAGCTTTGGTCTGAAACAGTACGTAATGACGAGCAATATGAATATATGGTCTTCCCTCGCGTACTCGCCGCTGCTGAGCGTGCATGGCACCGTGCAGATTGGGAAAACGACTACAAAGTTGGGGTTGAGTACTCGCAAAACTCTAATCTAGTCAACAAAGCAGCACTAAACCAAGATTACAACCGCTTTGCAAACGTGCTTGGCCAACGTGAACTGGCTAAACTTGAAAAGTCGGGCATTGACTACCGTTTACCAGTCCCGGGTGCGAAAGTTGAAAACGGCAAACTGGCGATGAACGTTCAATTCCCAGGTGCGACGCTTCAGTACTCTCTAGACGGTAAAAATTGGCTGACTTATTCAGACAATGCTCGTCCAAATGTACAGGGTAAAGTGTTTATCCGCTCGGTCTCATCTTCTGGTGAGAAAGTAAGTCGCGTGACCAGCGTGAAATAATCGTGTGAGTGCTTTTATCGATAAGCTCTGATATTAAACCCCCTCCTATTGTGTGAGGGGGTTTTGTTTTTTTGCTTTCTTAATTATAGTTTTCTGAGAATTATTGATTGCCTTCGTGAACTCTAAACTCGAAGGTTTGACCTGCTTCATTAAAGGCATAGACCACATAGCGATCTTTTTTATCACCGTGTTCCATACCCGGAGAACCGATTGGCATACCGGGTACCGTTAGGCCTTTTGCCCCTTTAGGCGGATTATCTAAAAAAGCTTTAATGTCTTCAGCTGGAACATGGCCTTCAAACACATAACCATCGATTTCAGCCGTGTGACAAGAGTATAAATTTTGATTGTTTAACCCTAATCGGCTTTTGACAGCGTTCATGTTGTCGTGCAACTTTTCCGTGACTTTGAAACCATTGGCTTCCATGTATTTACTCCAATCACCACAACAGCCACAATATGGGGATTTGTGGTTAACGACATCAATAGTGAAGGCATTTACTGACATCGACATCAGTGCAGTGAAACAAAATGTTTTGAACTTCATAAGATCCTCGAACAATCAATAGGTTTTAACTTACTCGAAATCGTCGCAGCCTGTTGGCATTACTGACCACCGTAATGGATGATAAGGCCATTGCCGCGCCTGCTACGACTGGACTAAGTAAAAAGCCAAAAAATGGATACAGTATACCAGCTGCAATCGGAATGCCTAAAGCATTATAAATAAAGGCGCCAAGCAAATTTTCTTTCATATTTCTGAGTGTTGCTCTCGAGAGTTGAATCGAATGTACCGCTGCCATTGGAGAAGTATTTAAGATCGTCATTTGGGCGCTTTCAATAGCGACGTCGCTCCCACTGCCCATTGCGATTCCGAGATCGGCGATGGCAAGGGCTGGGGCATCATTAATTCCATCGCCTATCATTGCAACGACATGCCCTTTTGCTTGCAATGATTGAACATGTTTTGCTTTCTCATCAGGTAACACCTGCGCGACAATATTATCCACGCCAAGCTCTTGCCCGATTGCGTGTGCGACGTGTTGGTTATCACCCGTGAGCATCACAGTAAGGATGCCTTGTTCTTGCAAAGCGCTGATCGCCTGCTTTGCGTCTGGCCTGATTGGATCGGCAATGGCGATAAGACCAATAAGCTGGTTATCTAAGGCGACAGCAACGGGTGTCCAAGCGTTGTGCGCGCAGTCGTCAATCACTTGATTCATTGGTGTAAGATCAATTGCTTGAGTTTGCATAAATTGCAGCGAACCAATATGAAGATGCTGTGATTGGTAAGTGGCTTGAATGCCCTGGCCTCGTAGGTTTTCGAAAGACTCCAACTGAATATTAGGGGTATTTTGGTTTTGAGCATAATCGCATATGGCTTTGGCTAGCGGATGCTCTGATTGACGCTCTGCAGCATAAGCGAGAGATAAAAGGCTTTCTTTACTGGTGTTATGAACAAAGACGTCTTGAACATTTGGTTTGCCTTGTGTCAGAGTGCCGGTTTTATCAAACACAACCACATCCGCTTTACTAGCGAGTTGGAGTGCATCCGCGTCTTTTATCAGAATGCCAAGTTCAGCGGCCTTACCAATACCAACAGTGACCGATAACGGGGTCGCTAAGCCCAGTGCACAAGGGCAGGCAATGATAAGTACCGTGGTGGCGACGACCAGCATGTAACTCGCTTTGGGCTCTGGTCCGACAAAATACCAAATTAGAGCGGAAAAAATCGCGATGCCGACCACAACAGGCACAAACACCGCTGAGATCTGATCCGCCAATTTGGCAATGGCAGGTTTGCTGCTCTGAGCGCTTCTAACCATACGAATAATGCGAGCTAGCATGGTGTCTGCTCCAACGCCTGTTGCTTCAATGATCAGGCTACCATCCGTATTCATGGTGCCAGCGGAGACGGGATCCCCGAGTTTTTTTAATACTGGAATGGGCTCGCCCGTGAGCATGGATTCATCCAGATACGATTCTCCCTGCATGACTCTGCCATCAACGGGGATTTTTTCTCCGGGCTTAATGCGTAATGTCATGCCAAGGGTGATTTTGTCTACATCGATCACTTGATCGCCTTGAGAGGAGACCAACGTTGCCTGTTGAGGTTGGAGGTTAATCAGTGCTTGCAATGAACGCGTCGTATTGGCTTTTGCTTTGGCTTCGATAAAGTGACCCAGTGAGATTAATCCGATGATCATTGCACTGGCTTCAAAGTAAACGTGGCGCGAAGGCTCAGGAAACCATTGAGGGAAGAGCACCACAAGCATTGAATAAAACCAAGCCGTACCTGTCCCTAATGCGACAAGCGTATCCATGGTGGCTCGTTTATGGGTGGCAGCTAGCCATGCGTTTGCAAAGAAAAAGCGACCTGCAGTAGCCAGCAAAAGTAAACAGAGCAAACCAATCAGCCCCCAAGCTATTTGGTCATTGACGTTTTTCACCATCATATTGCCTCCCAAAATACCCCACAGCATGAGAGGGGCTCCAACGAGGAGACCTGCAAGCGCATCCTTTTTAAAACGTTGTTGCTGGATTTTTTGCTGTTGTATTTGCTTCTCTTGTTGAGTTGCAGCATCTTGAAGTACTTCAGCGTGATAGCCCGCTTGGCTAACAGCAGCAATGAGAGATTTTTCTAGTCTTTCATCGTCTTGACTCACTTCGACCAGAGCACTTTGTTCTGCTAGGTTCACTTGTGCTTTTTCAACGTTAGTGACACTGAGTAATGCACTTTCCACGGAGGAAACACAACTGGCACAGGTCATCCCTTGAATTAATAAATGCAATTGAACGTTGTTATTGGTTGAGACAACGTTTTCTGAGGAGTCCGACATTGACGCAGAAGTGGGGGTTGAGGCAGAAGAAATGCAACTTGAAGAGGCGGGTTCCTCTGTTGATACACTGGTAGGGTGCGCTAACCCAGAACTGAGTGATAATGAATCTTCTGACTCAGGCGCCTGAGTCAGCGTGGCGTGGTAGCCAAGCGAGCTGACGAGTTCGATCACCTGTTGAGCGGATAATAAGGTGGTAATGTTAAGTTGTGAGGTCGATAACCGAAAGTCGATGATGCCTTGTTGTGTGTTAAGTAGCGACGTTAGTTTGCGGACGCAGTGTTGGCAACTGAGGCCACTTAATTGAAATTGATAGTGGTAGCCTGCTTGATAACCCAGAGATGAAATGGTTTGGGCAATGTCCAATAAGGTGGCATCGGTTTTGAGTTCAAGCCGGGTCGGTGAGGCATCGATTATCTCGATCGTGTGTTTGGAGCGCAGTGTCTTTTCAAGCTTTTTCACACATCCCATGCAGCTAAGGCCGGACATGGGCACAACGAATTGATGCATAATTTATCCTCAGTAAAGTTGATGGATCGACTTTAAACCTTCCCTCTAGGGGAAGGTCAAGTGTCTTATTCGTGATGCTTAACCAATATACCCAAGTAACCTCGCTCTGAATCAAGCATCTTGAAGTCACTTGGGTATAGACTGAATGAGCATAGCTTGATTTGATGACATCGAGGTATT
This window of the Vibrio azureus genome carries:
- a CDS encoding beta-N-acetylhexosaminidase; the encoded protein is MFKPSLIAVSILATLAGCTSLQNSQQQVVDTLADNLDIQYEVVTNHGANEGLACQDMGAEWASCNKVNMTLVNQGEAVDSKDWAIYFHSIRLILDVDNEQFKVSRVTGDLHKLEPTDKFDGFAAGEEMVLPLVAEYWQLFETDFMPGAFIAAPDAEPKMIASLNTEDVASFVKGLEGNNLKRTPDDNNVFANAVSRFEKNQDLEKQDVSTTLLPTPIFVEAGKGKMNIASGLALPKDAFDAAQFAALEDRAEVIGVDVKGDVPVSVQISPASFKGDMAKSGAYEMIIKDNGVSIKAFDQAGAFYAVQSIFGLVDTNNIDTLPQLTIKDAPRFDYRGVMVDVARNFHSKEAMLATLDQMAAYKMNKLHLHLTDDEGWRLEIPGLPELTDIGAKRCFDTEEKSCLLPQLGSGATTDNFGSGHFSREDYVDIVKYAKARNIEIIPEIDMPAHARAAVVSMEARYDRLMAEGKETEANEYRLMDPEDTSNVTTVQFYDKQSFINPCMESSARFVDKVISEVAAMHKEAGAPLSTWHFGGDEAKNIKLGAGFQDINAAEKADWKGTIDLSKQDKPFAQSPQCQTLIDDGTVSDFAHLPSHFAEEVSKIVAEKGIPNFQAWQDGLKYSEGEKAFATDKTRVNFWDVLYWGGTSSVYDWAKKGYEVIISNPDYVYMDMPYEVDPKERGYYWATRATDTRKMFGFAPENMPQNAETSVDRDGNGFTGKGEIEAKPFYGLSAQLWSETVRNDEQYEYMVFPRVLAAAERAWHRADWENDYKVGVEYSQNSNLVNKAALNQDYNRFANVLGQRELAKLEKSGIDYRLPVPGAKVENGKLAMNVQFPGATLQYSLDGKNWLTYSDNARPNVQGKVFIRSVSSSGEKVSRVTSVK
- a CDS encoding TraB/GumN family protein; this translates as MLRISNFMSFFILCLITIQAYAQPQHWLAKKGQTELMIIGSIHVGDRSMYPLPTAVTTFLKNSDGLIVEADIRDANNITPPQPRLLARQVLDKKQRAHLKAIASEFGLNEENLLDSPPWSAALTIEVLLVNKLGYQSEHGIDMHLIKLAEQNDVPLLPLETVQFQLDLIANQHDGGKELLLASMEDFRNGQNLVKCLINSWKNGDLKTIENITQHQESSDEFNDAFLYARNRDWANKIDSGQIFSKKDGHYTLVVGSLHLIGKDNLIDLLKQRGFHVQPLGETVPTVCDT
- a CDS encoding DUF411 domain-containing protein, with protein sequence MKFKTFCFTALMSMSVNAFTIDVVNHKSPYCGCCGDWSKYMEANGFKVTEKLHDNMNAVKSRLGLNNQNLYSCHTAEIDGYVFEGHVPAEDIKAFLDNPPKGAKGLTVPGMPIGSPGMEHGDKKDRYVVYAFNEAGQTFEFRVHEGNQ
- a CDS encoding heavy metal translocating P-type ATPase, which codes for MHQFVVPMSGLSCMGCVKKLEKTLRSKHTIEIIDASPTRLELKTDATLLDIAQTISSLGYQAGYHYQFQLSGLSCQHCVRKLTSLLNTQQGIIDFRLSTSQLNITTLLSAQQVIELVSSLGYHATLTQAPESEDSLSLSSGLAHPTSVSTEEPASSSCISSASTPTSASMSDSSENVVSTNNNVQLHLLIQGMTCASCVSSVESALLSVTNVEKAQVNLAEQSALVEVSQDDERLEKSLIAAVSQAGYHAEVLQDAATQQEKQIQQQKIQQQRFKKDALAGLLVGAPLMLWGILGGNMMVKNVNDQIAWGLIGLLCLLLLATAGRFFFANAWLAATHKRATMDTLVALGTGTAWFYSMLVVLFPQWFPEPSRHVYFEASAMIIGLISLGHFIEAKAKANTTRSLQALINLQPQQATLVSSQGDQVIDVDKITLGMTLRIKPGEKIPVDGRVMQGESYLDESMLTGEPIPVLKKLGDPVSAGTMNTDGSLIIEATGVGADTMLARIIRMVRSAQSSKPAIAKLADQISAVFVPVVVGIAIFSALIWYFVGPEPKASYMLVVATTVLIIACPCALGLATPLSVTVGIGKAAELGILIKDADALQLASKADVVVFDKTGTLTQGKPNVQDVFVHNTSKESLLSLAYAAERQSEHPLAKAICDYAQNQNTPNIQLESFENLRGQGIQATYQSQHLHIGSLQFMQTQAIDLTPMNQVIDDCAHNAWTPVAVALDNQLIGLIAIADPIRPDAKQAISALQEQGILTVMLTGDNQHVAHAIGQELGVDNIVAQVLPDEKAKHVQSLQAKGHVVAMIGDGINDAPALAIADLGIAMGSGSDVAIESAQMTILNTSPMAAVHSIQLSRATLRNMKENLLGAFIYNALGIPIAAGILYPFFGFLLSPVVAGAAMALSSITVVSNANRLRRFRVS